The Parafrankia discariae genome contains a region encoding:
- a CDS encoding AbrB family transcriptional regulator, with amino-acid sequence MMFSTGAAAGWAVLAIACYLLSEIGEMISIPAPQLVVSLAVGAALALTGLVRRQLPTAAGRSSQAVLGALMGSYLVPSQLASAAGRALPLAVVTVATVAVCVGAAVLIARRTRTRPVDAVLGLIPGGSAAIVAYSEDLGADSRVVAFAQYLRVGLVALSAPMVVLALNGPATGGGGPGSFPDLAHPVDSSHQLAGLATLLVICAAGSRVGRGARLPAPSLLGPMLVAAVVLATGIAPGFAPAGPLQDVVWVLVGLEVGLRFTRPAVRHIGRLMPHLLGGIVLVCLACAGFAWILAAVAGVPFLEAYLATTPGGINAVLATAAATHTDVPVVAVVQSLRLFLIVLLTPPIIGWAVRRPTRHTAARIAPVQVAASSMAAESAAPTVSAKSGRGEQQGEGRGC; translated from the coding sequence ATGATGTTCTCCACAGGCGCGGCAGCGGGCTGGGCGGTGCTCGCGATCGCCTGCTACCTGCTCAGCGAGATCGGCGAGATGATCTCGATACCCGCGCCCCAGCTGGTGGTGTCGCTGGCCGTCGGAGCCGCACTGGCCCTCACCGGGCTGGTACGCCGCCAGCTACCGACGGCGGCGGGCCGCTCGTCGCAGGCGGTGCTCGGCGCGCTCATGGGTTCCTACCTCGTACCCTCACAGCTGGCGTCGGCGGCAGGGCGGGCCCTGCCACTGGCTGTGGTCACCGTCGCCACGGTGGCCGTCTGCGTCGGGGCCGCGGTGCTGATCGCGCGGAGAACCCGGACCCGTCCGGTCGACGCGGTGCTGGGCCTGATCCCGGGCGGGTCGGCCGCGATCGTCGCCTATTCGGAGGACCTCGGCGCGGACAGCCGTGTGGTGGCCTTCGCCCAGTATCTGAGGGTCGGGCTGGTGGCCCTCTCCGCCCCGATGGTCGTACTGGCTCTGAACGGGCCGGCCACCGGAGGTGGCGGCCCCGGGTCATTTCCGGATCTGGCTCATCCTGTCGACTCCTCGCACCAGCTCGCGGGACTGGCCACCCTCCTGGTCATCTGTGCGGCCGGTAGCCGGGTCGGGCGCGGTGCCCGGCTGCCGGCGCCGTCGCTGCTCGGGCCGATGCTGGTGGCCGCGGTCGTGCTCGCCACCGGCATTGCCCCCGGGTTCGCCCCGGCGGGCCCGCTCCAGGATGTCGTCTGGGTCCTCGTGGGCCTGGAGGTCGGCCTGCGCTTCACCCGCCCGGCCGTTCGGCACATCGGGCGCCTCATGCCGCACCTGCTCGGTGGCATCGTGCTGGTCTGCCTGGCCTGTGCGGGCTTCGCCTGGATCCTGGCGGCCGTGGCCGGTGTGCCCTTCCTGGAGGCCTACCTCGCCACCACCCCCGGCGGTATCAACGCCGTCCTCGCGACCGCGGCCGCCACCCACACCGATGTCCCCGTCGTCGCTGTCGTGCAGAGCCTGCGGCTGTTCCTCATCGTGCTCCTCACCCCGCCGATCATCGGATGGGCGGTCCGGCGGCCGACCCGGCACACCGCCG